The Herpetosiphon gulosus nucleotide sequence GATATTAGCCATCCCGATGGCTTGATCGATGCGCTGCTGCTGTTTTTCAATTATCAGCCACCGCAATATTTGCAATGGGATCATGCAGTCGTCGAGTTTCGCGAGCGCGTGCCCGAACTCGCTCAGGGCGTTCTGCGTTTGATCGAGCGCGAAATTAGCGAGAAGAATCAGCGTTTTATCGCGGCGCTTGAGCGTTTTATGGCCTTGGTGCGCGAGGCAATCAACCCTAATATTTCGGTTTCGGCGGTTGAGGAGATGTTGATTCAGCACTTATTGACCGAGCGGATTTTTCGCAAGGTGTTTAATAATCCCGATTTTGTTAATCGTAATGTGATTGCCCGTGAAATTGAAACCGTGATTCAGGCATTAACCTCGCGTTCGTTCAATCGCAATGATTTCTTGCGTGAACTCGACCGTTTTTATGGGGCAATCGAATCGACCGCCGCCACAATCGAGCATTTTGGTCATAAACAGGATTTCTTGAACACGGTCTACGAAAATTTCTTCCAAGGTTTTTCGATTAAAGTTGCTGATACTCACGGGATTGTTTACACGCCGCAGCCGATTGTCGATTTTATGGTGCGTTCGGTCGAGGAGTTGTTGCAGCGCGAATTTAATACCTCGCTCGGCAACGCGGGGGTGCATGTGCTCGACCCATTTGTGGGCACTGGCAACTTTTTGCTGCGGGTGATGCACGAAATTCCGCGCAGCAAGTTGCGCCAAAAATATGCCGAGGAGCTGCATTGTAACGAGGTGATGTTGTTGCCCTACTACATCGCTTCGATGAATATCGAGCATTTGTATTATGAATTGACCAATAGCTATCAAGAATTCAATGGCATTTGTTTGGTTGATACCTTTGAATTAGCCCAAGTTGGTGCAGGCCAGCAATTGGGCTTGTTTGTGCCCGAAAATACCGAGCGCGTGCTCAAACAGCAACAACAAGATATTTTTGTGATTATCGGCAACCCGCCCTACAACGCATGGCAAATCAACGAGAACGATAATAATAAAAATCGCAAATATGAAATTATCGATCAGCAAATTGCTATGACCTATAGCCGTGATTCGCAGGCCACTAATAAAAATGCACTCTCAGATCCATATGTTAAAGCCTTTCGCTGGGCAGCGGATCGAATCACCCGCAACGGTGATGAGGGCATCGTAGCGTTTGTGACCAATAATAGTTTTATTGATAGCTTAGCCTTTGATGGTATGCGCAAGCATTTAGCGCAAGATTTTGACCGAATATATATTTTGGATCTTAAGGGCAATGTGCGTAAGGATTCAATGCGCAATGGCATTCCAATTGGTGAGCAACATACAGTCTTTGGTTTAGCAGCGATGGTTGGTATTTCAGTCGCATTTTTAATTAAAGGTAAAAACTATACCGATAAAAAAATCTTTTATAGCACAGTTAATTTTGATGCTAAACGTGCTGAGAAGTTTGCATTAATTGAAAATAAAAATGTCTATGATCTTCTGTGGCAAGAAATTTCACCTGATAAAAAACATACTTGGCTCACTGATGGCTTAGAAAATAATTTTGATACATTCATCCCACTAGGAAGCAAAGATTCAAAACAAGGAATTAATGATTCGGCCATCTTTACCATGTACAGTAGAGGTTTAGAAACGGCTCGTGATAGCTGGGTATATAATTTTGAGCAACCTGAATTAGAGAAAAATATTCGAAGAACGATTGATTCTTATAATAGCGAACGAATACGTTGGTTAACAAGAAGTGATAGAACTATCGATTTAGACACATTCTTAACAAATAATAATAAACTCATCAAATGGAGTAGTAATTTAAAAAGTCATTTGTTACAAAATAACAGTGCAATTTTTGATCAATCTAAACTAAGAACTTCATTATATCGGCCATTTACTAAAAAAAGTATCTTTTTCGATGATATTCTGAATCATCGAAGAGGAAGGTTTGGTCTGATATTTCCACTGTCTCAAGCAGAAAATCGAGTCTTAATTATCAGCGATAAAGGCTATCGCTCAAACTTTAGTGTCTTTATCAGCGATACTATTGTCGATCTTCATGCTTTGGCAGGCGTTGATACATTTCAATGCTTTCCATATTATGTCTACAACGAAGATGGCAGCAACCAACGCGAAAACATCAGCGATTGGGCGCTTGAGCACTTTCGCAGCCAACTTGACGAGCCAAGCATCGAAAAATGGGACATTTTTTATTATGTCTATGGGCTGCTGCATGCGCCGCGCTACCGCGAACGCTACGCCGCCAACTTACGCCGTGAACTACCGCGCATCCCGATTGTGGCCTTGGCTGATTTTCAGGCCTTGGCCCAAGCAGGCCGCGAACTGGCCGAACTGCACATTAATTACGAAAGTCAGCCTGAATACAACTTACAATGGCTCGAAAACCGCGACGAACCACTGAATTGGCGGGTTGAAAGCATGAAACTCAGCAAAGATCGCACAACCCTGCGCTACAACAACTTTCTGAGCTTGGCTGGCATTCCGGCGGCGGCCTTTGAATACAAGCTGGGCAACCGCTCGGCACTCGATTGGGTGATCGACCAATATCGGGTCAGCACCGATGCACGCTCGGGCATCAGCAACGATCCCAATCGCCACGACGATCCTGAGTACATTGTGCGACTGATTGGCAAAATCATCACCGTCAGCCTCAAAACCGTCGAGCTTGTGGCGCGAATTGGGGAGCGTTCCCTCACCCCCTAACCCCCTCTCCCGCCCAGCAGGCGAGGGGGAATCGCTCTAGGAATTTGCTCCCCTCGCCCGCCGCCGTGGGCGAGGGGCTGGGGGTGAGGGCATGCTGGCTGTTGTCAATCCAATGAACCATTTATACTTCGTGCACTTCGTGGATCGCTATTAATAACCCTCAAGCATAACGAAGCATGTAGAAGGAGAGTTCATCAATGAATCTTGATCAATTATTGGACGAGTTCGAGCAATTAACCTATAGCCAACGGATCAAACACATAGTGCAACTTGGCCAACAAGCCACCAATGATCCGCAGATTGACCAATTAATTGCCCAATTAGCCCAAAGCCCCAGCATTTACCAACGCCGCTTGGCCTTATTTAGTTGTTATGGCAGCCATAATAGTAGCCTGATTCGCCAATTTATCGGCGATCCGGCGCAATCGTTGGTGCAGCTTGCGATCAAATTAATTGTGGTGTATGGCAGCGATGCCGATGTTGAAGCCAGTTTGCACCAGCTCGCCCCAGCCTTATGGCGCAGCATGCTCAAATTATTAAGCCAACAACAACGCTTCGAACTGATCGACGCATTTTTAGCGACACTTGAGCCAGAGCAACTGCCGCGCTACCAGATTTTTGGCTCACAAGCCTATTACAACCAGCACCAAACTGCGATTATCAATAGCTTACAACCCCAAGCCTGGAGCCATTTTGCCCGCTTCAAGCCGCAGGCAGCTGCCGAAGCCTTAGCAATCGTCTTACAAAATAGCGACCTCAGTACTTGGCATCGGCAGACGATTTTCTATCAAGCGCTGCCCGAACTCGCCAAGGATTATCCCGATCAAGCGCTTGCGCTAGTGCAAATAGCCTTAAATCAACAAATACCCTTAAAATCCATGCCATTGCAAGAGTTGGCCTATCGCCGACCACAAGCAATCGCCGATCTCATTATTCAACACCAGCAAGCAGGCGCGATCAAATGGGGCAATTTACTGAAAAAATTAAGCTTGGAGCAAGTGTTGCGGCTGGCCGAACTAAATCTTTTGCCACGGCCAGCCTTATGGCTTAGCAAAACCCCGATTGAATATCGATCAGCCATCTATGCTGCGCAGCATCGCCAATGGTATCAAGCTGATGAACAACAAGTGCGCTTGCGCGAAGATGCACTCTGGCAGGCCTTACCACGCCAAGAGCGCCAACACGAGGCTCGACGAGTGCAGCAGATGCCAGCTTTAAATTTTGATCTGCGTTTGAATATTCGCCATGCTGCCTATTTGCCTTGGGACGAAGCCTGGGAAACCTTGCAACCAGCACTCAAACATAGCGATGCCGAATATCGCGGCGAAGCACTTGCCGCATTAATCAACATTGTGCGCTATCAGCCTGAACAAGCTCAAGCCGCCTTAGATCTCGTGCAAGCTCGGCGCAACGAACAAGACCCAGTACGGGTGCAGATGCTGACCGCCTTGAGCGAACTGCCAGTGCGGCGTTGGCAAACCGAACACCTACCCAGCATCGAACAAATTATTCGGGCTAGCCTTGATGCCCGCGATTGCTCGGATGCCAGTATTCGCTTGTTGCAACGCTGGCTCAGTAAATTGCTAGCAGTGCATCCACAGGCTAGCATTGAATTAATTGGCCAAATTAGCCGCGAACGAGGCAAGATTTTTGTACAAAGCTATGGCCGCGAACTCAACGCCAGCGAAGCCCAAGCCTTGTGCACCGTGCTTTTGCCAATTATGCAGCCATGGGAGCGCCGCCAACAAATCGAAGATATTCTGAGCATTGTCAATTTTATCGGCAAAGCGATTAAAGCTGTACCCGAATTATTGCGCATGCTCGAGCAAATCGCCGATGAACAACTCGATTGGGCGGCTAGTCGGGCTTTGTATGCCCTTCACCATCATGCTCGTAAAACCTTTAATCAAATTGTGCCACGGCTGCTGGCCAACGACCCCAGCTGGATCACCCAGCCACTAGTCCACAATTTTGTGCATACCAAACGCCAAGATTTACTCACGCCATTTTTGCCAGTTCAACGCTACAAAGGCAAATTCAGCACTGGCAAATCGGCCTATCTGTTGCCAATTCAACGCGGTTTTGAACGCTGGACAACCAAACAACAACAGATCTATGCTCAAGCGCTGATCAAACAAACCGAGCAAACCGATCATCAACACCCACATTTGGTCGAGTATGCCCAACGCTTGGCCTACCTGAGCGAAGTCGCGCCAACCCGCTTAATCGAATTGGCCCAACTTGATGCCCCAATTGTAGTCTTACGCGATAAAGCGATCGAGGCCTTGAGCCGCCGCGAAACCAGCGATGGCGTGGCAACCTTAATCGAAGCCTTGGATGATGCGCGGGCACGCGTGGCAATTTATGCCTTGCGGCGGGTTTTGCTGCGCATGCCAACCGATCAAGCGCTTGCAATTTTGCGCAACGTCCCAAACACCAAAATCACGGTTGCCAAAGAAACCCTGCGACTGATCGGCGATCTCAAAAACCAAGCGGCCTATCAAGAGTTATTACGCTGGAGCACACTCGAGTTACATCGTGATGTCTGGATTGCCTTGGTGCATGCGCTGAATAATTATCTAAGTCAAGCCGAAACCTGGGCGATTTTTGAACGCTTGCTTAACCATGACGAACCAACCGTCGTCGAGAGTCTCACGACGATTTCGTTAGCAGGCCAACCACCAAGCATGCTGCCTCGATTGATACAACTGTTCAAAGCATTAATTGAGCATCCCAACCTTGAGGTGCGCAAAGCAGCAATCGGTCGCTGTTACTATTTTTATGGTATTGATACTCAGCGAGTCCTGGCTGAACCATTGACCAAGGCTCTGAATTCAGGGGTTGAGAAGCTCCGAGATTTTGCGGTTACAGCGCTTATTAATATCTATGCAATTAAGGATATAGCGGTTATTAGTAAAATTGTGCACGACAATTTGGCAAATCGGGCTGTTATCAACGCACTGATGAGCAGGCTAAATAGCCAAGTACGATTCGGGCAAACGTCCCATGCAGCAGCAAACGCAGTTATTGCCGAACTAGCTCATGACCGATTAACTACCCACTTGCAAATTCAATTAGCGGGGCTTTACTACGATGAGCAAGCGTGGTTTAACTTCATACAACAGCTGCGCCAACAAGATTTGTTGAATGTTGATAATTTTCGGGCAGTGTTGGAAGTGATGGAAAACGTCACAAATACCATTTGGGTTGGCCAACCTGAGCAACTTGAAAGCTACTTCTACCAAGCCAGCGATCCCTATCTGCGGCGCATTGGTTTGGCGGCTTTTTGCTTCAAAACCAAACGGCGGGGTTGGTATCCTGACGATTATCAACGGCTAGCTGAATATCAGGCCGACCCTGATGAACTGGTAGCAGCGACAGCTCAATTTATCTTTGCGCCGCAACCTGATGCGGCAAAGCCAACTAAGTAGAGTGATTTCCCCTCACCCCCGACCCCTCTCCCACTGCGGCGGGCGAGGGGCGTTTCAATCGTCATGATGGGATGGTTCCCCCTCGCAAGGGTAGGTCTTAAGATCCCTCACCCCCGACCCCTCTCCCACTGCGGCGGGCGAGGGGAGCACTGCTGGATCGGTTCCCCCTCGCTCGCTCGGCGGGAGAGGGGGCTAGGGGGTGAGGGCATGCTAATCGCCAGTGAATTCCACCCAACCACTGTTAAAAACCAACCCTTGTAAAGAGGGGGCTAGGGGGTGAGGGCATAGCTCTATTCGCTCGCACTACTCATCAGTAAAGCGCGAATTTCCCGCGCACTCATAATCAGATCGGAGATGAGCATACCCAGTCGAAGGGTCGTATCGCTATAGCAAATCAAGACAGTATGTGAATCGACGGCAAACAACGCAAACGTCTGCTGCAAATCACGGAATATGATGTAGGTGTTGATCGGCTCATTCAAGGTAAGAATGAGATTTTTGGTAAGCTGAATGCCGTGGGGCAAGCGCACAATTGCATGATTGTCGTTTGCAGCAGCCATAAAATCGGGGTGCGAAAGCACAATATTATGCAAACTTGGTAGTTTTTGCTGAAGATCAAGCACATATTCTTTGATCAGCGTATAGGTCATCATCGAATGCCTCACCTATATCCCTATATTGGGCCACCAGCATTGCTACACGCATGGGATGAGCGTTCGCAGCGCCACATCATTCGTACTATTGCCGATGTTGATCAATGGGTTGCAACCCAACCAACATCGCGCCACAAGCAGCACCTAACCGCTAGCTTTATTATTGATCCCAAAGCCACGCTTTGGATCGCTGATCAGCGTTCTGAGCATGTGGCTTGTGCTCGTGGTGACCATGTTTTGGCGGCTGGCGAAATCACATTTATTTTTGAGGCAAGGTTATTAGTAAGCTGTGAACTGACCAATCAATCAACTGGCTATTGCCCAGAGCCAAGCACATGGTCTGTCGTTCAGCCAGTGCTTGATCAAATTGGACTGCCGCATGCTGGCGGCTGGGCAACAAGCTACGATTTTCGGCGTTGCCCAGCCTGTGACATGATTAATCTGATCAAAGATCAATAGTTTGTCTGTGCTATCTGTGAACATGAATTGCCATTGGAATGGAATTGTTGAAGTACAAAAATCAGGCATTCTAGGCGCTAACCTGATCACCACCCCTCCGCCCCGCCTCAAGGCGGGGAACGCAGGGTGTTTTCATCCCCCTGCACCCCCTAAAGGACAATTAACGAATGCCAAAAGCACAAAGCTAAACTTAACTATTTCAAGCTCTGGCAGCCGCAAGGTAGGCATTTTTCAGGGCGATATAATTTTCGGCAGTGCGGCGAATCCGCTCAAGATGCGCATCATCTAAAGGGCGAATTTTGCCTGGAATGCCCAAAACCAGCGAATTGGGCGGAACGATCATGCCCTCGGTAACCAAAGCCCGCGCCCCAATCAACGAGCCGCGTCCAATCTGAGCATGGTTCAAAATCACCGCGCCCATGCCAATTAGCACATCATCGCCAACCGTACAACCATGGACAATCGCGCCATGACCGATGCTTACGCCTGTGCCGATCGTCAGCCAAGCATCAGGGTCGGCATGCAAAATCGAGCCATCTTGAATGTTACAACCTGCGCCAATTCGAATCAGGCCTTTATCGCCGCGAATCACAGTCATCGGCCAAACGCTCACATCGGCGGCCAACTCGACTGCACCACAAACCAAAGCTTGAGGCGCAATATACACCCCTTCGGCGCATGAAACCCGATCGCTGATGCAAGGAAATTGATACTCCACCGACACACCTCTAGGCTAAAACATGACCACGCAGAATCGTCAAAGCCTCGCCGCCAATCCGTGAGCTAATGATTTGGGCCTCTTGATCGAACTGCACCGCCACTTCTAAACGACCAGGTCGGCCCATTGCATCGCCTTGTTCAGCGCGATATTGCACCAAATTACTGCCATCGGCTTGAGCGATCGCCCCAACCCCAACCAATAACGCACCCAATGGGCCTTGGGCCGAGCCAGTCACAGGGTCTTCGTCGATACCAATCACGGGGCCGAAGAAGCGTAAATGCACGGCACTTTCAGCATCAAGCCCTTCGAGGCAGTAAAGCACCAAAGCTGTTAATTCATGGCTTTGGCAGAGAAAGCGCACATCGTTCATATTGGGCTTAATCGCCAAAAGATTGGCCAAATTATGACAACCAATATAGCCGTAATTGCCACCCCGAGTTGGTGGAATATCGCTGCGAATATCGGCTTCATCTAAACCGAGTGCGGCGGTCAGCGCCACAATTTGCAGCTCAAGCGGCTCAAATTCGGGCACTGGAATATCCAACCAAACTTTACAAGCCGAGGTCTTGCTCTCTTGCAACTCGACCGCCAAAATCCCCGAGGCGGTTTCAATTTGATAGCGCCCAGGAATCACTAAATGGCCGCGTTCGGCCAAGGCATGGCAAGCAGCAACCGTAGCATGGCCACATAAAGGCACTTCGACCGTCGGAGTAAACCAACGTAATTGCAAATCGGCTTGGCTGCTCGGTAATACGAAGGCCGTCTCAGAAACATTCATCTCGCGGGCTAAACGCTGCATCACCACCGGATCAAGCCCAGCAGTATCGAGCAACACCGCCGCTGAATTACCAGTAAACGGAACATGAGCGAACGCATCAACTTGGACAATTTCTCGCCAGCGTGGCATGGAACGATCCTCAAACTAGGGTTAATCTAGCTTCATTCTAGCACGATGGCTGCTCGTTGTGGTTGCCATTGCTTCGTTCAAGCACCTATTTTGCTCATTTTGGATACAAACCGCCCCGCATCCTGTATGCTGGATCTTTCAAGAATAGGTTTTTAACAAAAATCATCAACGATCACCACCCTTCCGTCCCGCCTCAAGGGGCTTTAATCTCTTGCGTGGGTAGGTTTTTAAAACCCGCCAGCATGCCCTCACCCCCGACCCCTCTCCCACGGCGGCGGGCGAGGGGAGATCCAATAGTCATGATCCAGTGTTTCCCCCCGCCTGCTGGGCGGGAGAGGGGGCTAGGGGGTGAGGGCACAAACAAGACCCAGCACATATGATGAGCGATCATTAATCCCCCTGCATCCCCTCAAGCGCAATCAGGGGCATCACGCATCCAGCAATGAATTAATGAATTGGTCGTTCGAGGTGGTATGCTATAAAAACCTACTCTAGTCCCAAATCAACGGTAGAAGGGCAGGTCATAACTCATAAGGCTTGTTTACGCAGCCGAATCGCGCCATCAACCAACCCAACTACAGCCCAAATCAAGCAACCACCAAGTAATTGCAGGCTCGAAAAACCCAAGCCAAAGCCAATGACCAACAAACTCAGCACAATCGCCACATGCAGATAGATGCCACGGGCTTGATACTCGGCGGGATTGCTGGTCAAACGTTTGGTCAGCCAAAGCATACCAATCGC carries:
- a CDS encoding type ISP restriction/modification enzyme, producing the protein MLSIKPNHKAVREYYASLRSLAEARAQHEGAVAPAFAALLRTCASQMGWTLVEQYSIRLKKGSIRADGALLDSFTLIRGVWEAKDSSDDLATEVRKKFAAGYPADNILFQAPQRIILWQNQRQVLDVDISHPDGLIDALLLFFNYQPPQYLQWDHAVVEFRERVPELAQGVLRLIEREISEKNQRFIAALERFMALVREAINPNISVSAVEEMLIQHLLTERIFRKVFNNPDFVNRNVIAREIETVIQALTSRSFNRNDFLRELDRFYGAIESTAATIEHFGHKQDFLNTVYENFFQGFSIKVADTHGIVYTPQPIVDFMVRSVEELLQREFNTSLGNAGVHVLDPFVGTGNFLLRVMHEIPRSKLRQKYAEELHCNEVMLLPYYIASMNIEHLYYELTNSYQEFNGICLVDTFELAQVGAGQQLGLFVPENTERVLKQQQQDIFVIIGNPPYNAWQINENDNNKNRKYEIIDQQIAMTYSRDSQATNKNALSDPYVKAFRWAADRITRNGDEGIVAFVTNNSFIDSLAFDGMRKHLAQDFDRIYILDLKGNVRKDSMRNGIPIGEQHTVFGLAAMVGISVAFLIKGKNYTDKKIFYSTVNFDAKRAEKFALIENKNVYDLLWQEISPDKKHTWLTDGLENNFDTFIPLGSKDSKQGINDSAIFTMYSRGLETARDSWVYNFEQPELEKNIRRTIDSYNSERIRWLTRSDRTIDLDTFLTNNNKLIKWSSNLKSHLLQNNSAIFDQSKLRTSLYRPFTKKSIFFDDILNHRRGRFGLIFPLSQAENRVLIISDKGYRSNFSVFISDTIVDLHALAGVDTFQCFPYYVYNEDGSNQRENISDWALEHFRSQLDEPSIEKWDIFYYVYGLLHAPRYRERYAANLRRELPRIPIVALADFQALAQAGRELAELHINYESQPEYNLQWLENRDEPLNWRVESMKLSKDRTTLRYNNFLSLAGIPAAAFEYKLGNRSALDWVIDQYRVSTDARSGISNDPNRHDDPEYIVRLIGKIITVSLKTVELVARIGERSLTP
- a CDS encoding gamma carbonic anhydrase family protein; protein product: MEYQFPCISDRVSCAEGVYIAPQALVCGAVELAADVSVWPMTVIRGDKGLIRIGAGCNIQDGSILHADPDAWLTIGTGVSIGHGAIVHGCTVGDDVLIGMGAVILNHAQIGRGSLIGARALVTEGMIVPPNSLVLGIPGKIRPLDDAHLERIRRTAENYIALKNAYLAAARA
- a CDS encoding PhzF family phenazine biosynthesis protein yields the protein MPRWREIVQVDAFAHVPFTGNSAAVLLDTAGLDPVVMQRLAREMNVSETAFVLPSSQADLQLRWFTPTVEVPLCGHATVAACHALAERGHLVIPGRYQIETASGILAVELQESKTSACKVWLDIPVPEFEPLELQIVALTAALGLDEADIRSDIPPTRGGNYGYIGCHNLANLLAIKPNMNDVRFLCQSHELTALVLYCLEGLDAESAVHLRFFGPVIGIDEDPVTGSAQGPLGALLVGVGAIAQADGSNLVQYRAEQGDAMGRPGRLEVAVQFDQEAQIISSRIGGEALTILRGHVLA